The Euleptes europaea isolate rEulEur1 chromosome 19, rEulEur1.hap1, whole genome shotgun sequence genome includes a window with the following:
- the HSF5 gene encoding heat shock factor protein 5: MEDPLLSAAPINPNNFPAKLWRLVNSPRFRSIRWDARGEGLLIDQPLFEAELLGAGGGGGLMAAGPGGGEGVPAPSPSAPPPPPAPSSPELFKTTNFTSFIRQLNLYGFRKVVLGPPGGGGAGGGGGGPGGGGASPPPSSSSSSSPGGPLHHFHSPHFRRDRPDLLVHLKRLTSANKAKLAAGLEVTSRPPNRFQRLLSTSLHGGGGGGGGEALLAHQPQPAPQGQPAASAAAKNGDSKPGQFHRSFRRDSLSPYSYLSPSHNQNTFPLKGSDRTPPPPRTWPNSLGMLPGQVEASTFSDKRVPFPVLQRFPTEVTYTLQPSATSVHIQQGPQTMATSSQKYGSYAASAPYSQAYYPTAVLQCCSPPTHMDPLSGCASPTASTYTHCTYFQNPPMQSSYPVEFLPSNWPCNPSDETKKTEVNLEAVFQIVDEMHSSPKLEMVKVEPVENQGPTSQPNRGQQLLISPGNSEVPTSQASHLEPLTPVSSDITSFVVESDQAIACSLPQSPEFIYTIHTTEPVENASAQMMPPPVATQQTQVKLKEQLNQTSAQSSMVFVQEELPFHQQQDSPNIKCQTSPSETVVSSEQIGFLISEVGPLSKSVKDSVSSIQSKCRERRSSSQKGKSPDLHLLVDVACKQEHFPKEEELRE; encoded by the exons ATGGAGGACCCGCTCCTGTCGGCGGCGCCCATCAACCCCAACAACTTCCCCGCCAAGCTGTGGCGCCTGGTCAACAGCCCGCGCTTCCGCTCCATCCGCTGGGACGCCCGCGGCGAGGGCCTCCTCATCGACCAGCCCCTCTTCGAGGCCGAGCTGCTGGGCGCGGGCGGCGGGGGAGGCCTGATGGCGGCGGGGCCCGGGGGGGGCGAGGGCGTCCCGGCCCCGTCCCCctcggcgccgccgccgccgccggccccctCCTCGCCGGAGCTCTTCAAGACCACCAACTTCACCAGCTTCATCCGGCAGCTCAACCTCTACGGCTTCCGCAAGGTGGTGCTGGGCCCGCCCGGGGgaggcggagccggaggaggaggaggcgggcccgGCGGTGGTGGGGCCTCGCcgccaccctcctcctcctcctcctcgtcccccggCGGGCCCCTCCACCACTTCCACAGCCCCCACTTCCGCCGCGACCGGCCCGACCTGCTGGTCCACCTCAAGCGCCTCACCAGCGCCAACAAGGCCAAGCTGGCCGCCGGCCTGGAAGTCACCAGCCGGCCGCCCAACCGCTTCCAGCGCCTGCTCAGCACCTCCCTCcacggcggaggcggcggcggcggcggcgaggccctcCTGGCCCACCAGCCCCAGCCCGCCCCGCAGGGACAGCCGGCCGCGTCGGCCGCGGCCAAAAACGGCGACAGCAAGCCCG GGCAGTTTCACCGGTCTTTTCGACGAGACAGCTTATCTCCATACTCCTACCTGTCACCGTCGCACAACCAAAATACTTTTCCATTGAAAGGTTCAGAtcggactcctcctcctcccagaacATGGCCGAACTCCCTCGGGATGCTCCCAGGGCAGGTGGAAGCGTCTACTTTTTCAGACAAAAGGGTTCCATTCCCTGTGCTCCAGAGGTTTCCGACAGAGGTAACTTACACTCTGCAGCCCAGCGCTACATCTGTGCACATACAGCAAGGGCCCCAGACAATGGCCACGTCTTCTCAGAAATACGGCAGCTATGCGGCTTCAGCACCCTACTCCCAAGCCTACTACCCGACAG ctGTATTACAGTGCTGCTCTCCGCCTACCCATATGGATCCCTTAAGTGGTTGTGCCAGCCCTACAGCCTCGACCTATACACACTGCACCTATTTCCAG AATCCACCGATGCAGTCTTCATACCCAGTTGAATTTTTGCCTTCCAACTGGCCCTGCAACCCTTCTGATGAAACCAAGAAGACCGAAGTCAACTTGGAGGCCGTCTTCCAGATTGTGGATGAGATGCATTCATCTCCCAAGCTGGAAATGGTAAAGGTGGAGCCAGTGGAGAACCAGGGTCCTACCTCACAGCCCAACCGAGGCCAACAGTTGCTCATCAGTCCAGGGAACAGCGAGGTGCCTACAAGTCAAGCCAGCCACCTCGAGCCTCTGACGCCTGTGAGCTCCGATATAACCTCCTTTGTGGTAGAATCCGATCAAGCGATAGCCTGCTCTCTGCCACAGTCTCCAGAGTTTATTTACACAATCCACACCACCGAACCTGTGGAGAATGCCTCTGCACAGATGATGCCTCCACCTGTCGCCACCCAGCAGACACAAGTAAAACTGAAGGAACAGCTGAACCAAACTTCAGCGCAGTCATCCATGGTGTTTGTACAGGAAGAACTTCCCTTCCATCAGCAGCAG gacAGTCCCAACATCAAGTGTCAGACGAGTCCATCAGAGACAGTTGTGTCTTCAGAGCAGATAGGATTCCTCATTTCGGAGGTGGGTCCCCTCAGCAAATCTGTCAAAGATTCAGTTTCCTCCATCCAAAGCAAATGCAGAGAACGAAGAAGCAGCTCGCAGAAGGGCAAATCTCCTG ATCTACACCTGCTAGTGGATGTGGCTTGCAAACAAGAGCACTTTCCAAAGGAAGAAGAATTAAGGGAGTGA